TGTGGAACATATTTTCCTCAAAGCTGTCCGCAGCTGCCTTTTGAGCGACGCCCGAGGCGGGGTTGTCAAACACGCAGCGCTCGCAGCTGCACGCGGGGCACACGTTGCGGCACGCGTTGCAGCGGATACAGCGCGAAAGTTCGCCGCGCCAGAACGCAAAGCGTTCATCGGGAGTCATGTTTTCCAACTTCTCCACCATGTCGAAGCGCCCGCTCTCCAGCACGTCGCCTTCCTCACCCATCAGCTCATCATAGGCCACGTGTTTTTTGCTCTTGCAGACGGCGCAGCGCTCAGCCAGCACCGCAGCGCGGGGCACGCACGCCTCTCCATAGAGGGTCTCCACCACCAGATCGTCGCCGTCTGCGTGCACGCCCGTGATGCCTGAGATATCCCTGTCCTGGATCAATTCTATATCCGCCATGCCCTGGCAGGGAATGCCGATGGCGTATACGTTATCGCGCAAAATGCGGTGCTCCATCAGCAGCTGGTTAAAGCTGTAGGTGTCGCAGGGTTTGAGAAACACCAACACCCTGCCCTCCT
Above is a window of Maliibacterium massiliense DNA encoding:
- a CDS encoding 4Fe-4S dicluster domain-containing protein, giving the protein MQAAMIERAKALLQDKTVQRVLGWKTGEFAYDITPAVFETAEALERDFVYNDFCGANLSKYLIAESRKEGRVLVFLKPCDTYSFNQLLMEHRILRDNVYAIGIPCQGMADIELIQDRDISGITGVHADGDDLVVETLYGEACVPRAAVLAERCAVCKSKKHVAYDELMGEEGDVLESGRFDMVEKLENMTPDERFAFWRGELSRCIRCNACRNVCPACSCERCVFDNPASGVAQKAAADSFEENMFHIIRAFHVAGRCTDCGECSRVCPQHIPLHLLNRKFIKDINALYGEYQAGADAEARAPLTNFTFDDAEPSVVQERGVK